Proteins found in one Hippopotamus amphibius kiboko isolate mHipAmp2 chromosome 12, mHipAmp2.hap2, whole genome shotgun sequence genomic segment:
- the MYLK2 gene encoding myosin light chain kinase 2, skeletal/cardiac muscle isoform X1, whose product MATENGAVELGTQSPSTDKAPKDAAGEGPSAAEKDPGPPDPEKDPDPPNPEKELGPPNPEKELGPPDPEKEPDPLTLKKDAEAPAPEKGDGALAQSSASSQGPKGEADLGGGPAEGSAGQPAALPQETATADASVKKPEAEQGTPGSQDLGGPKVHKKAAEGQAAARRGSPAFLHSPSCPAAISSPEKLLAEKPLDEASELIFEGVPVTPGPTDPEPAKVAEGEKNLPEGSQKEAGGKTPSQAGQAAVQGDSSRGIEFQAVPPERSEVGQALSPTAREEDCFQILDDCPPPPAPFPHRIVELRTGNINSQFSLNSKEALGGGKFGAVCTCTEKATGLKLAAKVIKKQTPKDKEMVLLEIEVMNQLNHRNLIQLYAAIETSHEIVLFMEYIEGGELFERIVDEDYQLTEVDTMVFVRQICDGILFMHKMRVLHLDLKPENILCVNTTGHLVKIIDFGLARRYNPKEKLKVNFGTPEFLSPEVVNYDQISDKTDMWSLGVITYMLLSGLSPFLGDDDTETLNNVLSGNWYFDEETFEAVSDEAKDFVSNLIVKDQRARMNAAQCLAHPWLNNLAEKAKRCNRRLKSQILLKKYLMKRRWKKNFIAVSAANRFKKISSSGALMALGV is encoded by the exons ATGGCGACAGAAAACGGAGCAGTGGAGCTGGGAACCCAGAGCCCATCGACAG ACAAAGCACCTAAAGATGCAGCAGGTGAAGGACCCTCGGCTGCAGAGAAAGACCCTGGTCCCCCAGACCCAGAGAAGGACCCTGATCCCCCAAACCCAGAGAAAGAACTTGGTCCTCCAAACCCAGAGAAAGAACTTGGTCCCCCAGACCCAGAGAAAGAACCTGATCCACTCACCCTGAAGAAAGATGCTGAAGCCCCGGCCCCAGAGAAAGGGGATGGCGCCTTGGCCCAGTCCTCAGCCAGCAGCCAGGGCCCCAAGGGAGAAGCAGACCTGGGTGGGGGGCCTGCGGAGGGCAGTGCTGGGCAGCCAGCTGCTCTGCCCCAGGAGACCGCGACAGCCGACGCCAGTGTCAAGAAGCCTGAGGCCGAGCAAGGGACCCCAGGCAGCCAGGACCTTGGAGGACCCAAGGTGCACAAGAAGGCAGCAGAGGGCCAAGCAGCAGCCAGGAGGGGCTCACCCGCCTTTCTGCACAGCCCCAGCTGCCCTGCCGCCATCTCGAG CCCTGAGAAGCTGCTAGCTGAGAAGCCCCTAGATGAGGCATCAGAGCTCATCTTTGAAGGGGTGCCGGTGACCCCCGGCCCCACGGATCCCGAGCCAGCCAAGgtagcagaaggagagaagaaccTCCCGGAAGGCAGCcagaaggaagcaggagggaagACTCCGAGCCAGGCTGGCCAGGCTGCGGTGCAAGGGGACAGCTCGAGGGGGATCGAGTTCCAGGCTGTCCCCCCGGAGAGGTCGGAGGTGGGGCAGGCCCTCAGTCCCACAGCCAGGGAGGAGGACTGCTTCCAGATTTTGG ATGACTGcccgccacccccagcccccttcccccaccGCATCGTGGAGCTGAGGACCGGAAACATCAACAGTCAGTTCAGCCTGAACTCCAAGGAGGCGCTGGGCGG TGGCAAGTTTGGAGCAGTCTGTACCTGCACAGAGAAAGCCACAGGCCTCAAGTTAGCAGCCAAGGTCATCAAGAAACAGACACCCAAAGACAAG GAAATGGTGTTGCTTGAGATCGAGGTTATGAACCAGCTGAACCACCGCAACCTGATCCAGCTCTACGCGGCCATCGAGACCTCACACGAGATCGTCCTCTTCATGGAGTA CATTGAGGGCGGCGAGCTCTTCGAGAGGATCGTGGACGAGGACTACCAGCTGACGGAGGTGGACACCATGGTGTTTGTCCGGCAGATCTGCGATGGGATCCTCTTCATGCACAAGATGCGGGTTCTGCACCTGGACCTCAAG CCAGAGAACATCCTGTGTGTCAACACCACGGGCCATTTGGTGAAGATCATTGACTTCGGCCTGGCACGGAG GTATAACCCCAAAGAGAAGCTGAAAGTGAATTTTGGGACCCCAGAGTTCCTGTCACCTGAGGTGGTGAATTACGACCAAATCTCTGATAAGACAGACATGTGGAGCCTGGGGGTCATCACCTACATGCT gctgAGTGGCCTCTCCCCCTTCCTGGGAGACGATGACACGGAGACCCTGAACAACGTTCTATCGGGCAACTGGTATTTTGATGAGGAGACCTTCGAGGCCGTGTCAGATGAGGCCAAAGACTTTGTCTCCAACCTCATCGTCAAGGACCAGAG ggCCCGGATGAACGCTGCCCAGTGCCTCGCCCACCCCTGGCTCAACAACCTGGCAGAGAAAGCCAAGCGCTGTAACCGACGCCTCAAGTCCCAGATCTTGCTTAAGAAATACCTCATGAAGAGGCGCTGGAAG AAAAACTTCATTGCTGTCAGCGCTGCCAATCGCTTCAAGAAGATCAGCAGCTCGGGGGCACTGATGGCTCTGGGGGTCTGA
- the MYLK2 gene encoding myosin light chain kinase 2, skeletal/cardiac muscle isoform X2, producing the protein MATENGAVELGTQSPSTDKAPKDAAGEGPSAAEKDPGPPDPEKDPDPPNPEKELGPPNPEKELGPPDPEKEPDPLTLKKDAEAPAPEKGDGALAQSSASSQGPKGEADLGGGPAEGSAGQPAALPQETATADASVKKPEAEQGTPGSQDLGGPKVHKKAAEGQAAARRGSPAFLHSPSCPAAISSGKFGAVCTCTEKATGLKLAAKVIKKQTPKDKEMVLLEIEVMNQLNHRNLIQLYAAIETSHEIVLFMEYIEGGELFERIVDEDYQLTEVDTMVFVRQICDGILFMHKMRVLHLDLKPENILCVNTTGHLVKIIDFGLARRYNPKEKLKVNFGTPEFLSPEVVNYDQISDKTDMWSLGVITYMLLSGLSPFLGDDDTETLNNVLSGNWYFDEETFEAVSDEAKDFVSNLIVKDQRARMNAAQCLAHPWLNNLAEKAKRCNRRLKSQILLKKYLMKRRWKKNFIAVSAANRFKKISSSGALMALGV; encoded by the exons ATGGCGACAGAAAACGGAGCAGTGGAGCTGGGAACCCAGAGCCCATCGACAG ACAAAGCACCTAAAGATGCAGCAGGTGAAGGACCCTCGGCTGCAGAGAAAGACCCTGGTCCCCCAGACCCAGAGAAGGACCCTGATCCCCCAAACCCAGAGAAAGAACTTGGTCCTCCAAACCCAGAGAAAGAACTTGGTCCCCCAGACCCAGAGAAAGAACCTGATCCACTCACCCTGAAGAAAGATGCTGAAGCCCCGGCCCCAGAGAAAGGGGATGGCGCCTTGGCCCAGTCCTCAGCCAGCAGCCAGGGCCCCAAGGGAGAAGCAGACCTGGGTGGGGGGCCTGCGGAGGGCAGTGCTGGGCAGCCAGCTGCTCTGCCCCAGGAGACCGCGACAGCCGACGCCAGTGTCAAGAAGCCTGAGGCCGAGCAAGGGACCCCAGGCAGCCAGGACCTTGGAGGACCCAAGGTGCACAAGAAGGCAGCAGAGGGCCAAGCAGCAGCCAGGAGGGGCTCACCCGCCTTTCTGCACAGCCCCAGCTGCCCTGCCGCCATCTCGAG TGGCAAGTTTGGAGCAGTCTGTACCTGCACAGAGAAAGCCACAGGCCTCAAGTTAGCAGCCAAGGTCATCAAGAAACAGACACCCAAAGACAAG GAAATGGTGTTGCTTGAGATCGAGGTTATGAACCAGCTGAACCACCGCAACCTGATCCAGCTCTACGCGGCCATCGAGACCTCACACGAGATCGTCCTCTTCATGGAGTA CATTGAGGGCGGCGAGCTCTTCGAGAGGATCGTGGACGAGGACTACCAGCTGACGGAGGTGGACACCATGGTGTTTGTCCGGCAGATCTGCGATGGGATCCTCTTCATGCACAAGATGCGGGTTCTGCACCTGGACCTCAAG CCAGAGAACATCCTGTGTGTCAACACCACGGGCCATTTGGTGAAGATCATTGACTTCGGCCTGGCACGGAG GTATAACCCCAAAGAGAAGCTGAAAGTGAATTTTGGGACCCCAGAGTTCCTGTCACCTGAGGTGGTGAATTACGACCAAATCTCTGATAAGACAGACATGTGGAGCCTGGGGGTCATCACCTACATGCT gctgAGTGGCCTCTCCCCCTTCCTGGGAGACGATGACACGGAGACCCTGAACAACGTTCTATCGGGCAACTGGTATTTTGATGAGGAGACCTTCGAGGCCGTGTCAGATGAGGCCAAAGACTTTGTCTCCAACCTCATCGTCAAGGACCAGAG ggCCCGGATGAACGCTGCCCAGTGCCTCGCCCACCCCTGGCTCAACAACCTGGCAGAGAAAGCCAAGCGCTGTAACCGACGCCTCAAGTCCCAGATCTTGCTTAAGAAATACCTCATGAAGAGGCGCTGGAAG AAAAACTTCATTGCTGTCAGCGCTGCCAATCGCTTCAAGAAGATCAGCAGCTCGGGGGCACTGATGGCTCTGGGGGTCTGA